The following are encoded together in the Malaya genurostris strain Urasoe2022 chromosome 3, Malgen_1.1, whole genome shotgun sequence genome:
- the LOC131437863 gene encoding uncharacterized protein LOC131437863: MTMTIQGLLLVTAFCVGALANDVPLNKGNVASELSRVRRNPQQIQMPGFPNFAPPGFDSSHVVSQDTDRNKNGFVQTTIYKSENGYGSSSVSVSRSGATMMGTSFSYMLTVLALLPLRRFTRL; this comes from the exons atgacgatgacgatCCAAGGTCTATTGTTGGTGACAGCATTCTGCGTAGGTGCACTCG CCAACGATGTACCACTGAACAAAGGTAATGTCGCATCGGAACTGAGTCGCGTCCGGAGAAACCCTCAGCAAATTCAAATGCCCGGATTCCCGAATTTTGCACC TCCCGGTTTCGATAGTTCGCATGTCGTTTCCCAGGATACCGACAGGAACAAGAATGGTTTCGTCCAAACTACTATTTACAAATCAGAGAATGGTTACGGTTCATCATCAGTTTCTGTTTCCCGATCA ggAGCCACTATGATGGGTACATCATTCAGCTACATGTTGACTGTGCTGGCCTTATTACCATTGAGACGTTTTACTCGGTTGTAG